Below is a genomic region from Longimicrobium sp..
GAGACGGCGCGCCGGAACCGCGTCATCGTCGCGCCCACGGGCGGGGTGACGCTGGGACGCGTGGCGGTGGAAGGGCGCGAGCTGCGCCCCGTCGCGACCGGGCAGATCGGCGTGGTGACGCCCGTGCGCACCCCGGCGACCGGGTACGAGGTGGCGGGCACGCTCGCGCGGCTGACCCTTCCCCGCCCGGTCGCGACCGGCGACAGCACGGTGCTGGAGATCGAGTGGAGCTACCGCGTTCCCCCGGCCGGGACGTTCCGCACGGCGTACGAGGACGCGCTGGGAGGGCGGGCGTTCAACGTGGCGCAGTGGTATCCGCAGGTCGCGACGTTCGACGACGTGATCGGATGGGACGCCACGCCGTACCTGGGAGACGGCGAGTTCTACCTGGAGTACGGCGACTTCGACGTCGCCATCACCCTCCCCGCCGGGCACCTGGTGGGCGCCACCGGCATCCTGCAGAACCCCGGCGAGGTGCTGACCCCCGAGGCCGCCGCCCGCCTGGCCCGCGCCGCCACCACGGACAGCATCGTGCGCGTGGTGACCGAGGCGGAGCGCGCCGCCGGACGCGCCACGCGCACCGGCAGCCGCCTCACCTGGCGCTTTCGCGCGGAGAACGTGCGCGACTTCGCCTTCGCCGCCTCCGACCGCTACCTGTGGGACGCCGCGCGCACGTCGGCGGCGGGGCGGACGGTGCTCGTCCATGCGCTCTACCGCGCCGGCGCGCCGCACTGGGACGAAGCGGCGCGCTTCGCGCAGCACTCGATCGGCTTCTTCAGCGACCGCCTGGTGCCGTACGCGTACCCACAGGCCACCGTCGCGGAGGGGCCGATCGGCGGGATGGAGTACCCGATGCTGGTGTTCATCCCACGCGCCCGCGAGCGCGCGGACCTGCACAGCGTCATCGCGCACGAGCTGGCGCACGAGTGGTTCCCCATGATGGTGGGCTCGGACGAGGCGTCGTTCGCGTGGATGGACGAGGGGCTGACGACGTTCCACGAAGACGAGGGGCGCGAGGCGTTCTTCCCCGGCACGCGCGCGCACGACGAGACCCGCGACGCGTACCTGCGCGTGGCCGGCCGCGACAACGAGGTGCCACTCATGCGCCACACCGACCTCGTTTCTCCGTACGGGGCGCGCACGGTGGCGGCGTACAGCAAGCCGGGGACGATGCTGGTGGCGCTGCGCGGCGTCGTGGGCGCGGAGACCTTCGACCGCGCCATGCGCACCTACGCCACCGAGTGGATGTTCAAGCACCCGTACCCGTGGGACTTCTTCAACACGTTCGAGCGCGTGGCCGGGCGCGATCTGGACTGGTTCTTCTATCCCTGGTGGTTCGAGACGGGGACGCTGGACTTCGCCGTGGGCGCGGTGCGTGCCGTGGACGGCGGCGTGGAGGTGACGATCACGGACCTGGGCGACATCCCCGCGCCGATCCGCGTGACCGCCACGGGCGAGGGCGGCGCATCGGCTAGCGTGGACATCCCGCTGGAAAGCTGGACCGGCGCGCGCACCCGCACGGCGACCTTTACCCTGCCGCTCGGCGCCGCGCCGGTACGGGTCGAAGTGGACCCCGCGGGCACCTTGCCGGACGTGAACCGCGCCAACAACGTGTGGCCCGCTGCGGCACCCTGAACATCAACGGACGGAACCCTCAAACGATGCACACTTCGATGAAGACCAGGCTTCCGCTCGCCCTCCTCTGCGCCCTTCCGCTGTGGGCCGCATGCGGCGACAAGGCGGGCGGCGCGGCGGAAAAGGGGAAAACCGCGGGGGGCGAGGCAAAGGCGACCGCAGACACCGGCCGCGCCGCCGCCGCGCCCGGCGACGACCGGAGCACGGTGGGCAACGAGGCGGTGCGGGGCAAAGCGCCGCCCATCATCCGCGGCCTGTACATCAACGCCTACGCGGCGGGGTCGCGCGCGCGCCTTCCCAAGCTCCTCAAGATGGCGGACGAGACGGAGATCAACGCCTTCGTAATCGACGTCAAGGACGAAAAGGGGATCCGCTACCAGACGGCGCTGGAGCTTCCCAGGCAGCTCGCGCAGCCGGGCGAAGTGGCGATCCGCAACCTCCCCGCCCTGATGGACTCGATGCGGGCGCACAAGATCTGGACGATCGCGCGCATCGTCGTCTTCAAGGACCCGATCCTCAGCAAGGCGCGGCCGGACTGGTCCGTGAAGCGGGCGGGCGGGGCGCTCTGGGTGGACAAGGCGGGGAACACCTGGGTGAGCCCCTGGGACGAGAACGTGTGGGACTACAACCTTGACATCGCGGAGGAGGTGGCGCGCGCCGGCTTCAACGAGATCCAGTTCGACTACGTGCGCTTCGCCGAGCCGTACCGCAGCCTGCCGCCGCAGGTGCATCCCAAGGCGCGCGGCGCCCGCGCGGACGCCATCGCGGCCTTCCTCAACGAGGCCAAGCGGCGCCTGCACCCGCTGGGCGTCACCGTCACGGCGGACGTCTTCGGCCTGGTGCCCAACGAGGCGGGCGACGTGAACATCGGCCAGCAGTGGGAGACGGTGGCCGCGACGGCGGACCACATCCTTCCCATGATGTACCCGTCGCACTACTTCCCCACGCACCTGCCGGGGGTGCGCCGGCCGGACCTGATGCCGTACGACGTGCTCTTCAAGTCCGCGGGGATGGCGCGCCTCCGCAACGACCGGCTGCAGGAGGCGGGGGTTCGCCCGGCGCGGGTGATGCCGTGGCTGCAGGCTTTCTCGGCCACCTGGCTCGGCCGCAACCACCAGACGTACGGCCCCGACCAGATCCGCCAGCAGAAGCAGGGCGTGTACGACGTGGGCTTCGACGACTGGGTGCTCTGGCATCCCGGCTCCAAGTACGAGCCGTTCCTGGCCGGCCTGGAGCGCGGTGAGCCCCAATCGCGCAGGAAGCCCCAGTACACCCCGCCCGCCGATGTCCTCCAGTGGGTGAACCGCTTCGAGCGCGAGGGTGTGCGCGCGGCCCGCGACAAGGCCGTGCAGCAGGCTCACGGCGACGTGACGGACCCCGCCGCCGCCCAGGCCGCCCGCACCGGCCGCACTGAGCCGGCGAAGCCGAAGCCGTAGAGGGCCCCTCCCCCGGGCGTCGAACCGCGCGGGTTCCCCCTCTCCCCGGCCCTCTCCCCCGCAAGCGGGGGAAAGGGTGCACTCCGCCCCTGCCACGGCATCCGTGGCACGGAAACCAATGCTCGGTAGGGGCAGACCTGCGTGTCTGCCCGCCCTTGCCGCGACGCGACCTCCGCCCTCCGCACCGATCCACGTAGGGGCCGCCCCGCGTGGCTGCCCGTCCCCTCCTCCGCACCGCCCTCCGCAGCGCACATCGGACCTCCGCCCCCTCGCCCGATGACAGGAGGGCGCAGCCCTCTCCTGTTATCGGGAGAGGGGGCAGTCGAGTGTAACGAGACGGGGGTGAGGGCCTCATGTCGATCCGCGCACCCTTCCTTCGTCGCACAGGTAGACCCGGGGCTGACACCCGGCCAACCAAGACCCTGCGCGGAGATAGAACGATGACGTCCACGACACTGGCGAGCGAGCAGACCCTGGCGGTGGGCACGCAAACCCACAAGGCTTCGGAAGTTCTGCTGTGGGGCGTGCAGGTGGTGCTCGCGCTGGTCTTCCTGTTCGCCGGCGTGATGAAGCTCATAACGCCGTTCGAGGTGCTCCAGGCGCAGTCGACCGTCTCCGTCTCGCTGCTACGCTTCATCGGCGTGTGCGAGGTGCTGGGGGCGCTGGGCCTGGTGCTCCCCGGCCTCTTCCGCATCCACCAGTTCCTGACCCCGCTCGCCGCCGCCGGCCTGACGATCATCATGACGGGCGCGGTGGTCCTCACCGCCCTCGGCGACGTGTCGATGGCGGCGATTCCGCTGGTGGTGGGGATGCTCACGTCGTTCGTCGCCCACGCGCGCTGGCAGCGGCTGCCGCGCTGAACCGCCGAGGAACGTGCGGGACGAGGGAGGGCGGACACGCAGGTCCGCCCCTACAGGATTCGTGGTCAGCGGCAGGGTGGCGGAGCGGCGGCGGGCACGGGCGGCCACACGGGGCCGCCCCTACGGGATTGGTGGTGAGACACCGAATGGCGGCGCAGAGGCGGGCACGGGCGCGATGAATCGCGCCCCTACGGGACCTGTGCAGCCCGGACGGATACATGCAAAACCCCCTCCCCCAGCACTGCTGTCCGGTTATAAGTCCAGTAGTAGCAACTGGTTAGCGGAGGGGTTTTTGAGATCGGCGAAATTGGGTGAGCCGAGTGCTTGTTCTAGCGGGATTCGCTCGAAAAGAGAGAGGCTCAGGATCTGTAGCAAAGTGTAGAGATCCCGCTCGATGCCAAGCCGCTTCCGGACGATGGCGATGATCAGGTACACGGAGATGGCGATCCAGATCTGGGTGCTGACGGCGTTGGGGCTTCTCCCGTAGAACGCCTTGATCCGGAGGTGCTGCTTGATCCACTTGAAGAAGAGTTCGATGCGCCAGCGTGACTTGTAGAGCTTGGTGATCGTGAGCGCCGGCAGATCGAAGTCGTTGGTGATGAAGACATATCCCCTGCCCGTCTCCGGGTCTTTGTAGCGGACGCGGCGCAGGTGCTCAGGGTACTTCCTGGCTGTAGCGGCAATCGCGAGCACCACGGTCTGGTCGCAGATGAGGCCAGTGCTCCGGTCTACAGGACGCGAGTAGATCCTGCGAAGCTTCTGGTTCTTCTTCGCACGGGTGACGAAGATCGCTTTTGCCTGGTTCAGCCGATGCAGCCGCACGAAGTCGAGGTAGGCGCGGTCGAAGACGTAGATGGAGCCGGGCTCGGGCGTCAACGCGTCGAGGATGTGCGAATCCGCAAGGTTGCCGGCTGTGATCCGGGCGAACGCGGGGATGGGGCCGCGCAGGTCCAGCAGCGTGTGGAGCTTCACGCCGGAGACGTGCTTCTGGAAGCGAGCCCATGGGAAGAGCTCGATGCAGAACTCGATGATCGTCGCGTCCAGCGCGTAGACGGTGTGTTCGAGATCGAGATCCAGAGGCTCGCCCGCGTACAGGCGGCGTGCTTCGGCGATGAGCCCCTGAGCAAAGTCGGCGTAGATCCTCCAGTCCCGCTGCTCGTTCGCGTCGGCGAGGGTGCTGCGCGACACGTTCCCACGAATGCCCATGTGGTACAGGCGATCGGGCAGGGCGCTCAGGCAGGCTTCGATGTCGCGCAGGCTTTCACGATAGGTGAGCTGGGCGAAGGCCATGACCAGGAACTGGTCTCGGCAGCTAAAGGTGCGGACGCGGTGATTGCCCTGATACCGCCGGATGCAACGGTCCAGCGCATCGCGGGAAGCATGGGCGATCAACTGCGAGAAGATGGTGCTGCCCTCGTTCATTCGGCGCTCCTGTCTAGGGTTCCAGACAGAATGACGAAGGGGCGGCACCGACTTCAAATCGGCGCGGGCTGATTTTCTTTGTAACTAGCTACCATGCTGTCAGTTACAGAAGCATCTACTTACGTTAGCCGGACAGCAGTGCCTCCCCCAGGCAGTTATGGGGGAGGGGGATGCGTCGCGGAGCGACGCTGGGGGTGGGGGCCTCAGTTCCCGCTGTTCGCCAGGTACCCGCCGCGGTCGGTGGCCTCGGCGACGCGGTCGTGGACGGCGCGGCGGAGGGCCTGCATGCGGTTGTTGTCCTCGCCGTCGTAGGTGCGGTTGGTGAGGAGAACGACCCAGGTGCCGCGCTCGGGGTCGATCCAGAGCGAGGTGCCCGTGTAGCCGGTGTGGCCGAAGGCGATGGTGGAGATGCGCGTCCCCGCCGAGCCGCCGCCGCCCGGGGGAGGCGTGTCCCACCCCAGCGCCCGCGTGCCCGCGCCCGGCTGCCGCATGGCGAACTGCCGCACCGTGGAGGCGCGAAAGATCCGCACGCCGTCGAGCTCGCCGCCATTGGCCAGCATCCCGGCGAAGCGCGCCAGGTCGTGCGCGGTCGAGAAGAGCCCCGCGTTCCCCGCGATCCCGCCCAGGCGCCGCGCGATGGGGTCGTGCACGCGCCCCTTGAAGCCCGCGCCCAGCGCGCCCGAGGTGCCGGCGCAGCGCTGGCACCCGTCGGGGCCGAAGACATACGAGGTGGAGGTCATCCCCAGCGGCTGGAAGACGCGCCGGTCGAGCAGGTGGTAGAGCGGCTCCCCCGCGGCGCGCTCGGCGGCGGCGAAGAGCACGATGGGGCTCAGGTCGGAGTACTCCATCCGCCCGCCGGGGTAGGTCACCAGCGGGGTCCGCAGCACGTGCGCCAGCGCCTCCGCGCGCGACAGGCCGGCGGGCACGTCGGTGCCGGCGGGGAGCCCGGCCGTGTGCGTGAGGAGGTGGCGCACCGTCACGTACTCCTTCCCCCCGCCCGTGAACTCCGGCAGGTACGACGAGACGCGCTCGTCCAACCCCATCTTCCCGTCCTCCACCAGCAGCATCACCGCGGTCGTCGTCCCCACCACCTTGGTGAGGGAGGCGAGGTCGAACACCGTCTCGTCCGGGTCCACGGGGGCCGAGTCCCAGCCTCGCCCCGTGTTGCCGAACCCTTCTTCCAGCACGATGGTGCCGCGGCGCCCGATGGCCAGCGCCGCGCCGGGGAAGGACCCGCGCTGCAGCTCGGAGTAGACGGCGTCCTCGGCGCGGATCAGGCCGATGGCGCTCATCCCCACCGACGACGGCGCGGCGAGCTCGTGGCGAGCGAGGCCGGGATCGCGGAAGGGGAGCGAATCCGGCTCGGATGCGAGCGGCCCCGGCACGAGGATGCCGAGCGACGCCGCCAGCGACAGGGCGGTAAGCATGGGGATGCTTGTGGCTGGGGGGTGAGACTGGCTGGGTTTGGGAGTGGGATATGCACTCTACAGCTCCCGTCCAGCGTTGTCAACAATCGCG
It encodes:
- a CDS encoding M1 family metallopeptidase, producing the protein MHKTAAIVLLLASACAPGGRRAAEPAPRDTITRPILRAVPTTQGYRQALHAGTRTATGQPGPRYWQQAVSYRIEAELNPSSAELRGRERIVYRNRSPEALTSVVLNLYQNIFTETARRNRVIVAPTGGVTLGRVAVEGRELRPVATGQIGVVTPVRTPATGYEVAGTLARLTLPRPVATGDSTVLEIEWSYRVPPAGTFRTAYEDALGGRAFNVAQWYPQVATFDDVIGWDATPYLGDGEFYLEYGDFDVAITLPAGHLVGATGILQNPGEVLTPEAAARLARAATTDSIVRVVTEAERAAGRATRTGSRLTWRFRAENVRDFAFAASDRYLWDAARTSAAGRTVLVHALYRAGAPHWDEAARFAQHSIGFFSDRLVPYAYPQATVAEGPIGGMEYPMLVFIPRARERADLHSVIAHELAHEWFPMMVGSDEASFAWMDEGLTTFHEDEGREAFFPGTRAHDETRDAYLRVAGRDNEVPLMRHTDLVSPYGARTVAAYSKPGTMLVALRGVVGAETFDRAMRTYATEWMFKHPYPWDFFNTFERVAGRDLDWFFYPWWFETGTLDFAVGAVRAVDGGVEVTITDLGDIPAPIRVTATGEGGASASVDIPLESWTGARTRTATFTLPLGAAPVRVEVDPAGTLPDVNRANNVWPAAAP
- a CDS encoding IS4 family transposase, which encodes MNEGSTIFSQLIAHASRDALDRCIRRYQGNHRVRTFSCRDQFLVMAFAQLTYRESLRDIEACLSALPDRLYHMGIRGNVSRSTLADANEQRDWRIYADFAQGLIAEARRLYAGEPLDLDLEHTVYALDATIIEFCIELFPWARFQKHVSGVKLHTLLDLRGPIPAFARITAGNLADSHILDALTPEPGSIYVFDRAYLDFVRLHRLNQAKAIFVTRAKKNQKLRRIYSRPVDRSTGLICDQTVVLAIAATARKYPEHLRRVRYKDPETGRGYVFITNDFDLPALTITKLYKSRWRIELFFKWIKQHLRIKAFYGRSPNAVSTQIWIAISVYLIIAIVRKRLGIERDLYTLLQILSLSLFERIPLEQALGSPNFADLKNPSANQLLLLDL
- a CDS encoding DoxX family protein, which encodes MTSTTLASEQTLAVGTQTHKASEVLLWGVQVVLALVFLFAGVMKLITPFEVLQAQSTVSVSLLRFIGVCEVLGALGLVLPGLFRIHQFLTPLAAAGLTIIMTGAVVLTALGDVSMAAIPLVVGMLTSFVAHARWQRLPR
- a CDS encoding serine hydrolase domain-containing protein; the encoded protein is MLTALSLAASLGILVPGPLASEPDSLPFRDPGLARHELAAPSSVGMSAIGLIRAEDAVYSELQRGSFPGAALAIGRRGTIVLEEGFGNTGRGWDSAPVDPDETVFDLASLTKVVGTTTAVMLLVEDGKMGLDERVSSYLPEFTGGGKEYVTVRHLLTHTAGLPAGTDVPAGLSRAEALAHVLRTPLVTYPGGRMEYSDLSPIVLFAAAERAAGEPLYHLLDRRVFQPLGMTSTSYVFGPDGCQRCAGTSGALGAGFKGRVHDPIARRLGGIAGNAGLFSTAHDLARFAGMLANGGELDGVRIFRASTVRQFAMRQPGAGTRALGWDTPPPGGGGSAGTRISTIAFGHTGYTGTSLWIDPERGTWVVLLTNRTYDGEDNNRMQALRRAVHDRVAEATDRGGYLANSGN
- a CDS encoding putative glycoside hydrolase, producing MKTRLPLALLCALPLWAACGDKAGGAAEKGKTAGGEAKATADTGRAAAAPGDDRSTVGNEAVRGKAPPIIRGLYINAYAAGSRARLPKLLKMADETEINAFVIDVKDEKGIRYQTALELPRQLAQPGEVAIRNLPALMDSMRAHKIWTIARIVVFKDPILSKARPDWSVKRAGGALWVDKAGNTWVSPWDENVWDYNLDIAEEVARAGFNEIQFDYVRFAEPYRSLPPQVHPKARGARADAIAAFLNEAKRRLHPLGVTVTADVFGLVPNEAGDVNIGQQWETVAATADHILPMMYPSHYFPTHLPGVRRPDLMPYDVLFKSAGMARLRNDRLQEAGVRPARVMPWLQAFSATWLGRNHQTYGPDQIRQQKQGVYDVGFDDWVLWHPGSKYEPFLAGLERGEPQSRRKPQYTPPADVLQWVNRFEREGVRAARDKAVQQAHGDVTDPAAAQAARTGRTEPAKPKP